The Setaria italica strain Yugu1 chromosome IX, Setaria_italica_v2.0, whole genome shotgun sequence genome has a window encoding:
- the LOC101765130 gene encoding zinc finger protein VAR3, chloroplastic, with amino-acid sequence MAASSSKLLNLTLSSTFLRSCRLASTSIFPTASRRHPGPLLSLRFCSAAPAAVDVAADPAVAAVSSGHPWPEWGEFLDKLRAKGYFEQVLPASGVSAGEGAAGDGEAAASDNAAAAAADNGVVIAADSAVASKDTYPFRDLNRVKNACLKFARDRYDLLSSLPKQDMQAIVKCGCPNTNRKPVNSAKRLREFLNVEEKDACKDCKLQKSCDRAYLTPKAENEVRTTDVMRILLDYAIDTKSLSGENSVNESVQESARKLLSELIILSDTTIDPSHPKPVFQTSSKQQSSDKSKAMARGSVERGRETTPTEMKMGDWLCTNCNFLNFARNRRCLECKADGPKKVEAATAEMKKGDWICTQCHFMNFSRNKICFKCEEPRPKRQLNPGEWECPSCDFLNFGRNRVCKKCNLDRPEDDTQNSQLGLRNTRGAGKSRSFDYSDQDSDNDGDASRYKGFRKHAASRNRGFGDLEDGLTAKTRSFQGRRG; translated from the exons atggccgcctcctcctccaagcTCCTAAACCTCACCCTAAGCTCCACCTTCCTCCGCTCCTGCCGCCTCGCTTCTACCTCCATCTTCCCCACCGCTTCCCGCCGCCACCCGGGGCCGCTCCTCTCCCTCCGCTtctgctccgccgcccccgcggccgTCGATGTCGCCGCTGACCCCGCCGTGGCGGCTGTATCCAGCGGCCACCCATGGCCGGAGTGGGGCGAGTTCCTCGACAAGCTGCGGGCGAAGGGGTACTTCGAGCAAGTTCTTCCCGCATCCGGCGTGAGCGCtggcgagggcgccgccggagaTGGGGAGGCGGCTGCGTCTGATAACGCggcagcggctgctgctgatAACGGGGTGGTGATTGCGGCTGATAGCGCGGTGGCCTCGAAAGACACTTACCCTTTCAGGGACCTGAACAGGGTGAAGAACGCGTGCCTGAAATTCGCGCGCGATCGCTATGATCTCCTAAG TTCCCTTCCCAAGCAGGATATGCAAGCTATTGTCAAGTGCGGCTGTCCTAATACCAATAGAAAGCCTGTCAATTCTGCAAAAAGGCTGAGAGAGTTTCTGaatgttgaagaaaaagat GCATGCAAAGATTGCAAATTACAAAAATCTTGTGATAGAGCTTATCTCACTCCAAAGGCAGAGAATGAAGTTAGGACCACTGATGTTATGCGCATACTTCTAGATTATGCAATAGATACAAAGAGCCTTTCAGGAGAGAACTCAGTTAATGAAAGCGTGCAAGAATCTGCAAGAAAGCTTCTCTCCGAGCTTATTATTCTTAGTGACACAACAATTGATCCATCTCATCCTAAACCGGTATTTCAAACCTCTAGTAAGCAGCAGTCATCCGACAAGAGCAAAGCCATGGCTCGGGGCTCAGTTGAGAGGGGGAGAGAAACAACTCCAACTGAAATGAAGATGGGTGATTGGCTGTGCACGAA TTGCAACTTCTTAAATTTTGCTCGGAATCGGCGCTGCCTGGAATGCAAGGCAGATGGACCGAAGAAGGTAGAAGCAGCCACAGCTGAAATGAAAAAGGGTGACTGGATCTGTACACA GTGTCACTTTATGAACTTCTCTCGCAATAAGATATGCTTTAAATGTGAAGAACCTCGTCCGAAGAGGCAGCTCAATCCTGGAGAGTGGGAGTGCCCCTC ATGCGACTTTCTTAACTTTGGACGCAACAGGGTCTGCAAGAAGTGCAACCTGGACCGCCCTGAGGATGATACCCAGAATAGCCAGTTGGGACTGAGGAACACTAGAGGTGCCGGCAAGAGTAGAAGTTTTGACTATAGTGATCAGGACAGTGACAATGATGGCGATGCCTCACGCTACAAAGGTTTCCGCAAGCACGCAGCAAGCAGAAATAGAGGCTTTGGTGATCTGGAGGATGGTCTCACTGCCAAGACTAGAAGCTTCCAAGGAAGACGAGGATGA